The following proteins are co-located in the Deinococcus aerophilus genome:
- a CDS encoding fimbrial biogenesis chaperone, producing the protein MLKRSRILFLMGLLTCVGSSEAARFVLSPVLLTLDTAQTLTTSTTVTNTDTVPAEFTAEVLSWTQKDGQDVLVPTRDAIVSPMNFKVAPGRSQVVRVALRRPPTTASVTYRLIIKQQVQAQPSSSGALTITPRYVFSLPLFAEKSGARPSVALSAVQRNDAAYLVFKNSGDGYGVFRKIQLAAGGQTVDLGNQYVLSGSTMEVKLPPALNGAKGIEFTAEDANQKPVRVTLNVQ; encoded by the coding sequence ATGTTGAAGCGCAGTCGAATTCTCTTTCTGATGGGCCTGCTGACCTGTGTCGGGTCCAGTGAAGCGGCCAGATTTGTCCTGAGCCCCGTTCTGCTGACCCTGGACACGGCCCAGACCCTGACGACGTCCACCACCGTGACGAATACGGACACGGTGCCGGCAGAGTTTACGGCAGAAGTGCTGTCCTGGACCCAGAAGGACGGACAGGATGTGCTGGTTCCCACCCGCGACGCAATTGTCAGCCCCATGAATTTCAAGGTGGCCCCGGGCCGCAGCCAGGTGGTGCGCGTGGCGCTGCGCCGTCCCCCCACCACGGCGTCGGTCACCTACCGGCTGATCATCAAGCAGCAGGTTCAGGCGCAGCCTTCCAGTTCGGGTGCGCTCACCATTACCCCCCGTTATGTCTTCAGCCTTCCTCTGTTTGCAGAGAAGTCCGGTGCGCGGCCCAGCGTGGCTCTGAGCGCTGTGCAGCGAAACGACGCGGCGTACCTCGTGTTCAAGAATTCCGGCGATGGCTACGGAGTCTTCCGCAAGATTCAGCTGGCCGCCGGGGGCCAGACGGTGGACCTGGGCAACCAGTATGTTCTGAGCGGTTCCACCATGGAAGTGAAGCTGCCGCCTGCCCTGAATGGAGCCAAGGGTATTGAATTCACGGCCGAGGACGCGAATCAGAAGCCGGTGCGAGTGACCCTCAATGTTCAGTAA
- a CDS encoding TonB-dependent receptor: protein MASDLWIQREALQAGEDRYGLEALACDEETFVRLNPVLAAQYDPEAQTVRFEPQPDLLPTYTQSVKLPVLAEPEGLPVYALDYGLNVHYQPQSGVNQSGSLNGSYAYGKFSAQVGVAESSSPGRALTVDPSASARYQLSPTAHVEAGWNIAPILTTSLDGFSGVQARVTGVNLRYLDVFTVDLPLPATVRLVAGGAYLGEWTFGAGRVQFRSVPLPGSSGAVSAVIEDASGRREVGQNYSFPSAVLPGAGYSALAEAGLLDQVPYANGRVSYGLTDSLTLDAQFGVRASRPTGAISVTAASQTQAFTVGYLHNLYGLTDAATLDYRGRLGAVGLGLAAQVPLQDPRQLRGEAVLGYDLGGFATGLAVGYDQRQAGWYGRAQITGQLNPTLRLSAMGKISEQTKQFTVTLGYKPSEQWDAQVGTSVGAAGPSVRAAARYAPTPDQSVRMLYSSGVLYGEYRRRGLADYAVGAATTGQVDASIQGALVYANNRIYASAARTSDVTVLLDTGVPGLAVYAGGTYQGRTDASGALTFSIPAGAQIDLRVDPKALPIEIGMREAHLVLSGTASRSIKVDWRSNFQRLRFVSFQLADGQEAAYGTVSLEGGDRYGLDAFGTVVLPAAAQPLSGILTLRDGRSCPVTIGVQDEVVSCP from the coding sequence GTGGCCAGCGACCTGTGGATACAGCGAGAAGCCCTGCAGGCGGGTGAGGACCGTTACGGGCTGGAGGCGCTGGCCTGTGATGAGGAAACCTTTGTCCGTCTGAATCCGGTGCTCGCTGCCCAGTACGATCCGGAAGCCCAGACGGTGCGCTTTGAGCCGCAGCCTGACCTGCTGCCAACATATACCCAGTCCGTGAAGCTTCCTGTCCTGGCGGAGCCCGAAGGTCTGCCCGTCTATGCGCTGGACTACGGACTGAATGTCCATTACCAGCCGCAGAGCGGAGTGAATCAAAGTGGTTCTCTGAATGGCAGCTATGCGTATGGAAAATTCAGCGCTCAGGTGGGCGTGGCCGAATCCAGTTCTCCAGGCCGTGCGCTGACGGTGGATCCCAGCGCCTCTGCGCGCTATCAGCTCAGTCCGACGGCCCACGTGGAGGCAGGTTGGAACATCGCCCCAATACTCACCACCAGTCTGGACGGCTTTAGTGGAGTTCAGGCCCGGGTCACGGGAGTCAACCTGCGCTACTTGGATGTCTTCACTGTCGATCTGCCACTGCCGGCAACCGTGCGGTTGGTGGCGGGCGGGGCCTATCTTGGTGAGTGGACGTTCGGCGCAGGGCGTGTCCAGTTCAGGTCAGTACCGCTCCCAGGAAGTTCGGGGGCTGTGTCGGCTGTGATTGAAGACGCTTCGGGGCGGCGGGAGGTGGGACAGAACTATTCCTTCCCGTCCGCTGTGCTGCCCGGCGCGGGCTACAGCGCCCTGGCAGAGGCTGGACTGCTGGATCAGGTGCCCTACGCGAACGGACGCGTTTCGTATGGCCTCACGGACAGCCTCACCCTGGACGCGCAGTTCGGAGTCAGGGCCAGCCGACCCACCGGGGCGATCTCGGTTACGGCAGCCTCTCAGACCCAGGCTTTCACGGTGGGATACCTGCACAACCTGTACGGACTGACCGACGCCGCCACCCTGGACTACCGGGGCCGTCTGGGGGCCGTGGGGTTGGGTCTGGCGGCACAGGTGCCCCTGCAGGACCCACGGCAGCTGCGCGGCGAGGCGGTTCTGGGCTATGACCTGGGCGGATTTGCCACCGGTCTTGCGGTCGGCTACGACCAGCGGCAGGCCGGATGGTACGGCCGAGCGCAGATCACGGGGCAGCTGAACCCAACACTGCGGCTCAGCGCAATGGGCAAGATCAGCGAACAGACCAAGCAGTTCACAGTCACTTTGGGCTACAAGCCTTCGGAGCAGTGGGATGCCCAGGTCGGTACCAGCGTGGGGGCCGCGGGGCCCAGTGTGCGGGCCGCGGCCCGTTATGCCCCCACGCCGGACCAGAGCGTCCGGATGCTCTACAGTTCCGGCGTGCTGTATGGGGAATACCGCCGCCGTGGACTGGCGGACTATGCGGTGGGTGCAGCCACCACAGGACAGGTGGACGCCAGCATTCAGGGCGCCCTGGTATACGCGAACAACAGAATCTATGCGAGTGCGGCCCGCACCAGCGACGTCACTGTGTTGCTGGACACCGGCGTGCCAGGACTCGCCGTGTATGCGGGCGGAACCTACCAGGGCCGCACGGATGCCAGCGGCGCCCTCACGTTTTCCATTCCGGCCGGTGCGCAGATCGATCTCCGTGTTGATCCCAAAGCATTGCCCATAGAGATCGGCATGAGGGAAGCACATTTGGTGCTGTCGGGCACAGCCTCCCGCTCGATCAAGGTTGACTGGCGCAGCAACTTTCAGCGCCTGCGGTTTGTCAGCTTCCAGCTGGCCGATGGTCAGGAAGCAGCCTACGGCACCGTGAGCCTTGAGGGAGGGGACCGGTATGGTCTGGATGCCTTCGGCACCGTCGTTCTTCCGGCGGCTGCCCAGCCTCTGTCCGGAATCCTGACCCTGAGAGATGGCCGGTCCTGCCCGGTCACGATCGGCGTTCAGGATGAAGTGGTCTCCTGCCCCTGA
- a CDS encoding putative bifunctional diguanylate cyclase/phosphodiesterase, with product MVVRPPTRPTVALVSQTVYLILYALWLLAAPSGGWAPLAANLAVVPPLLLGVLTVWQMARVSRGPAARTWRWLGWGLLAWSLGALAYSAYDALQLSPFPSLADLGYLLALPCFAVGLSLLRRERRGTLHTLSFLTDAALVTLVLGDLLWRTSIRDTLAGYPQPTFALWISLAYPVVDLLLCAVTVTLALWRPLGLQRRVIALLAGGMLCFLGTDALYYDAVARGVYRPGALIDLGWPLAALLIAWAAFRSVQERRSTASLPFRVSEGWKRLLPHYAVLGVFGLYLVTHLRAALDGTQEVTLWLTVGLFVVRQFLVLTDNQRLQQQLTHRAEHDPLTGVRNRSDLEAGLQRQINEARARGGEVAVLFVDLDRMKEVNDTFGHSVGDRLLQAVAARLASHLPAGAVISRFGGDEFVAALPGHPAPAAAQVAQALLEAAREPFQIGPEILHVSASIGVALAPGDADCAETVIEQADAAMYRAKQAGKGTWRFASEQLNGLHMPQAQLEVLLRGALERGEFTLYFQPLIALRTGRVSSFEALMRWTSPVLGPVSPANFIPVAETREMMGGLGRWALREAVRQMGAWQATLPGVGVAVNVSATQFAHDGFVAEVRSALADYGAKPERLTLEVTESSVLGNVRQARHKLLELRDLGVRVALDDFGTGYSSLGQLRSLPVDVLKIDRVFIQDSGTDAAFIQAMVSLGHSLGLRVVAEGIEDAPAVARLLDLGCDLGQGFHFARPLPAAQAVAAMARLCPASGETEAPLSGWNGH from the coding sequence ATGGTTGTCCGCCCGCCCACCCGTCCCACCGTGGCCCTGGTGAGCCAGACCGTATATCTGATTCTCTATGCACTGTGGTTGCTTGCCGCGCCGTCCGGAGGCTGGGCACCGCTGGCAGCCAATCTCGCCGTGGTCCCTCCCCTGTTGCTGGGGGTGCTGACCGTCTGGCAGATGGCCCGCGTGTCGCGCGGACCTGCGGCGCGGACCTGGCGCTGGCTGGGCTGGGGCCTGCTCGCCTGGAGCCTGGGAGCGCTGGCGTATTCGGCGTATGACGCCCTGCAACTGTCTCCCTTTCCGTCCCTGGCGGACCTGGGATATCTGCTCGCGCTCCCGTGCTTCGCGGTGGGCCTGAGTCTGCTGCGGCGCGAGCGGCGGGGTACGCTGCACACCCTGAGCTTCCTGACCGACGCCGCCCTGGTCACTCTGGTTCTGGGCGACCTGCTGTGGCGCACGTCCATCCGGGACACGTTGGCCGGCTATCCGCAGCCGACCTTCGCGCTGTGGATCTCGCTGGCCTACCCGGTGGTGGACCTGCTGCTGTGCGCCGTCACGGTGACGCTGGCCCTGTGGCGACCGCTGGGCCTCCAGCGGCGGGTCATTGCCCTGCTGGCAGGGGGCATGCTGTGCTTTCTGGGCACCGACGCGCTGTATTACGACGCGGTGGCGCGCGGCGTTTACCGGCCCGGCGCATTGATCGACCTCGGCTGGCCGCTGGCCGCGCTGCTGATCGCGTGGGCCGCGTTCCGCAGCGTTCAGGAACGCCGGTCCACGGCGTCCCTGCCGTTCCGGGTCAGTGAAGGCTGGAAACGGTTGCTGCCGCATTACGCGGTGCTGGGCGTGTTCGGGCTGTATCTGGTCACCCACCTGCGCGCAGCGCTGGACGGGACCCAGGAGGTCACGCTGTGGCTGACTGTGGGCCTGTTCGTGGTGCGGCAGTTTCTGGTGCTGACCGACAACCAGCGCCTGCAGCAACAGCTGACCCACCGTGCCGAACACGATCCCCTGACCGGTGTGCGCAACCGCAGCGACCTGGAAGCGGGTCTGCAGCGCCAGATCAATGAGGCGCGCGCGCGTGGTGGTGAGGTGGCGGTGCTGTTCGTGGACCTGGACCGCATGAAGGAGGTCAACGACACGTTCGGGCATTCGGTGGGTGACCGCCTGTTGCAGGCTGTGGCGGCCCGGTTGGCCTCCCACCTGCCGGCAGGCGCAGTGATCTCACGCTTCGGGGGCGATGAGTTCGTGGCGGCGCTGCCCGGCCACCCGGCCCCGGCAGCGGCCCAGGTAGCGCAGGCCCTGCTGGAGGCGGCCCGCGAGCCCTTTCAGATCGGGCCTGAGATTCTGCACGTCTCGGCAAGCATCGGGGTGGCGCTGGCCCCCGGGGACGCCGACTGTGCCGAGACCGTCATCGAGCAGGCCGACGCGGCCATGTACCGGGCCAAGCAGGCGGGCAAGGGCACCTGGCGGTTTGCCAGCGAGCAGCTCAACGGACTGCACATGCCGCAGGCCCAGCTGGAGGTGCTGCTGCGCGGTGCGCTGGAACGCGGAGAATTCACGCTGTATTTTCAGCCGCTGATTGCGCTGCGCACCGGCCGCGTAAGCAGTTTCGAGGCCCTGATGCGCTGGACTTCGCCGGTGCTGGGACCTGTTTCTCCCGCCAATTTCATCCCGGTGGCCGAGACGCGCGAGATGATGGGCGGCCTGGGGCGCTGGGCGCTGCGTGAGGCCGTTCGTCAGATGGGAGCGTGGCAGGCGACGCTGCCCGGGGTCGGCGTGGCCGTCAATGTCTCGGCCACGCAGTTCGCCCACGACGGCTTTGTGGCAGAGGTGCGTTCGGCGCTGGCTGATTACGGCGCTAAGCCCGAACGGCTGACTCTGGAAGTCACCGAGAGCTCCGTGCTGGGCAACGTCCGGCAGGCGCGGCACAAGCTGCTGGAACTGCGTGACCTGGGCGTACGTGTGGCGCTGGATGACTTTGGCACCGGTTACTCCAGCCTGGGGCAGTTGCGGTCGCTCCCGGTGGACGTGCTCAAGATTGACCGGGTGTTTATCCAGGACAGCGGTACCGACGCCGCCTTTATCCAGGCGATGGTATCGCTGGGCCACAGCCTGGGCCTGCGGGTGGTCGCCGAGGGCATCGAGGACGCCCCCGCCGTCGCCCGGCTCCTGGATCTGGGCTGCGATCTGGGCCAGGGCTTTCACTTTGCCCGGCCCCTGCCCGCCGCCCAGGCCGTGGCCGCCATGGCCCGCCTGTGCCCTGCGTCCGGGGAAACGGAGGCGCCGCTCAGCGGCTGGAACGGACACTGA